A section of the Streptomyces sp. CG1 genome encodes:
- a CDS encoding serine hydrolase domain-containing protein, with translation MALDLDTDRIHRLLHDGARDKIYPGAVWAVGDSRGTRASGSTGVLDPERPDEPMRSDTVFDVASLTKILAVWSSIGCLVEDGKLQLDAPLGDLWPEVSGHQLAQVTARHLLTHTAGVPLRANLKNLYGTDPQDVRDGVLREALHRPPGEAVEYTDRAALILGYLAEHLSGQRLDALAAERVWRPLGMAQTCFGPLSPDVAARCAPTELDDGTGTHLKGTAHDFSARLLDGVCGIAGAFSVLDDLATFLRYLLDPNQPNASPGFSADWIKESLQIHTGELAPPRGLFWHPAPGTTREADDVWVHYGFTGTGMWLSPRKDRWAALLTNKLYYSREREPLTQVRNTFRSLTFA, from the coding sequence ATGGCGCTCGACCTCGACACCGACCGCATCCACCGACTCCTCCACGACGGTGCACGCGACAAGATCTACCCGGGCGCCGTGTGGGCCGTCGGTGACAGCCGAGGAACCCGGGCCAGCGGCAGTACAGGCGTCCTGGATCCCGAGCGGCCCGACGAGCCGATGCGGAGCGACACCGTCTTCGACGTCGCCAGCCTGACCAAGATCCTTGCTGTGTGGTCATCCATCGGTTGTCTCGTCGAGGACGGCAAGCTCCAACTCGACGCGCCGCTAGGCGACTTGTGGCCCGAAGTGAGCGGACATCAACTGGCGCAGGTGACCGCACGCCATCTGCTCACCCACACCGCCGGCGTACCGCTCCGGGCCAACCTCAAGAACCTGTACGGCACCGACCCGCAGGACGTCCGCGACGGCGTCCTGCGTGAAGCCCTGCATCGGCCGCCCGGCGAGGCCGTGGAATACACCGACCGCGCCGCCCTCATCCTCGGCTACCTGGCCGAGCACCTCTCCGGTCAGCGGCTCGACGCGCTCGCAGCCGAACGCGTCTGGCGCCCGCTGGGCATGGCACAGACCTGCTTCGGGCCATTGAGCCCCGATGTGGCCGCCCGTTGCGCACCGACCGAACTCGACGACGGCACAGGAACCCATCTCAAGGGAACCGCCCACGACTTCTCCGCCCGTCTGCTCGACGGGGTGTGCGGCATCGCGGGGGCCTTCTCCGTCCTCGACGACCTCGCCACGTTCCTGCGCTACCTCCTCGATCCCAACCAGCCCAACGCATCACCGGGATTCAGCGCGGACTGGATCAAGGAATCCCTCCAGATCCACACCGGTGAACTAGCGCCGCCCCGCGGCCTATTCTGGCACCCCGCACCAGGCACGACACGCGAAGCCGACGACGTCTGGGTGCACTACGGCTTCACCGGCACCGGCATGTGGCTCTCCCCCAGGAAAGACCGCTGGGCAGCCCTGCTCACCAACAAGCTCTACTACAGCCGGGAGCGCGAACCACTCACCCAGGTTCGCAACACATTCCGCTCACTCACCTTCGCCTAG
- a CDS encoding protein kinase, translating into MDSGQEQLGERVLAQAAGIFSARADFGATELLRAVERLDFEQTDDGYTTATNWNDYFWAAVFYIDAVDFPSFDDGVLDHLLPTIAEVASQNGRSAVDRILVKPVLPAPDMNWRQALERGQVPALLQPHDIRVADGKRARITEVTRMRLFDTLRLQNVDWSGRLEEAEFLKRIFDLDALESYDSRFATAEGDIYQHRFNNDDWQADWVFTDARFGLSRGPDAVLLRFLSEMLHPVVRTDTEELRELLELFNTLLARDGYTLVPVDSISGHPIYGGRRIPVQARPLIPNPAQLTPNRASAAKGDALSSPYDLVRAQARGDRKDYRLDRLPMEEGGQAQVFRAIHKATEAEVAFKRRSSERETPAARMRREIEISQLLGRHPHYMPVLDSNPEDGWLVMPMARATAEDRRDDLKDPTQLRALVEALMDVLELAHTHDWLHRDVKPSNILLLDSRWTLADWGIVRRPRGKTTKAGRTRFEIGTEGFAAPELFVAAHEATPAADIYGIGRVIAWALTGQYPQMNVPLLPAPGPWRNVTRVATYPDPKQRSQSIQDLRELINRELTEPAEPPTERAKRLWERTRAGDPAAVTSLLELIADHPEDYELYLHTLIGLSAEQVGPWLSRNPQGSDRLLKAMAGHADGRGVRRVQFSEAARAAVWLHTIANFAAAKDDWDLLDEAARTMCIWDAAWDQWNAQDRIAPWLRSLSGQAAQLVAAVLRDHPRSARHFSGLAQDGTVDLWIRQAIRVAIETQEP; encoded by the coding sequence ATGGACAGTGGACAGGAGCAGCTCGGGGAGCGCGTACTGGCGCAAGCTGCCGGGATCTTTTCTGCTCGTGCGGACTTCGGCGCGACGGAGCTGCTCCGCGCAGTCGAGAGGTTGGACTTCGAGCAAACTGACGACGGGTACACGACGGCCACCAACTGGAACGACTATTTCTGGGCTGCCGTCTTCTACATCGATGCGGTGGACTTCCCCAGCTTCGACGACGGGGTCTTGGACCACTTGCTGCCAACGATCGCTGAGGTGGCCAGCCAGAACGGCCGATCAGCCGTCGACCGGATCCTGGTCAAGCCGGTCCTTCCCGCCCCGGATATGAACTGGCGGCAAGCGCTGGAGAGGGGACAGGTGCCGGCGCTCCTCCAGCCGCACGACATACGCGTGGCCGACGGCAAACGGGCTCGCATTACTGAGGTCACCCGTATGCGGCTCTTCGACACCCTTCGACTGCAGAACGTCGACTGGTCCGGAAGGCTGGAAGAAGCGGAGTTCCTCAAGCGCATCTTCGATCTGGACGCGTTGGAAAGTTACGACTCCCGATTCGCGACGGCCGAAGGCGACATCTACCAGCATCGCTTCAACAACGATGACTGGCAAGCGGACTGGGTCTTCACTGACGCGCGGTTCGGACTGAGCCGTGGCCCGGACGCCGTCCTTCTGCGTTTCCTCTCCGAAATGCTGCACCCCGTCGTGCGGACTGATACGGAAGAGCTACGAGAGCTGCTGGAACTGTTCAATACCCTGCTGGCCCGAGACGGTTACACGCTTGTACCCGTCGACTCCATCAGCGGCCATCCCATTTATGGCGGGCGCCGCATTCCCGTACAGGCACGTCCCCTGATCCCGAACCCAGCACAGCTGACGCCCAACCGCGCATCTGCGGCCAAGGGTGACGCTCTGAGTAGCCCGTACGATCTGGTGCGCGCTCAAGCACGCGGTGACCGGAAAGACTACCGCCTTGATCGACTACCCATGGAGGAAGGTGGACAAGCACAGGTCTTCCGGGCCATCCACAAGGCGACCGAGGCCGAAGTCGCCTTCAAGCGCCGGAGTTCGGAACGGGAAACACCCGCCGCGCGGATGCGACGAGAGATCGAGATCTCCCAACTGCTTGGTCGGCATCCCCACTACATGCCAGTCCTCGACTCCAACCCAGAAGACGGCTGGCTCGTCATGCCTATGGCACGGGCGACCGCGGAGGACCGACGCGACGATCTCAAGGACCCTACACAGTTGCGCGCCCTGGTCGAGGCGCTGATGGACGTGCTGGAACTCGCTCACACTCACGACTGGCTCCACCGCGACGTCAAACCCTCCAACATCTTGCTGCTGGACAGCCGATGGACCCTTGCCGACTGGGGGATCGTCCGGCGGCCGAGGGGCAAGACCACGAAGGCCGGGCGTACCCGCTTCGAGATCGGCACGGAGGGCTTCGCGGCACCTGAACTCTTCGTTGCTGCGCACGAAGCCACGCCGGCCGCGGACATCTATGGCATCGGGCGCGTCATTGCGTGGGCACTGACGGGCCAGTATCCGCAGATGAACGTGCCGCTCCTGCCTGCCCCAGGACCCTGGAGGAACGTCACTCGGGTTGCTACTTACCCCGACCCCAAGCAGAGGTCGCAGAGCATCCAGGACCTTCGGGAACTGATCAACCGCGAGCTCACTGAACCGGCGGAACCCCCGACCGAACGAGCGAAGCGGCTGTGGGAACGGACACGCGCTGGTGATCCGGCAGCGGTGACTTCCTTGCTCGAGTTGATCGCGGACCATCCTGAAGACTATGAGTTGTACCTCCATACGCTGATTGGGCTCTCGGCCGAACAGGTAGGCCCGTGGCTCTCTCGCAACCCCCAAGGGAGCGACCGCCTGCTCAAGGCCATGGCTGGTCACGCTGATGGCCGAGGTGTACGACGTGTCCAGTTCAGCGAAGCTGCCCGAGCTGCCGTATGGCTTCACACGATCGCGAATTTCGCTGCAGCAAAGGACGACTGGGATCTTCTTGATGAGGCTGCGCGCACGATGTGCATCTGGGACGCTGCGTGGGACCAATGGAACGCCCAAGACCGCATCGCGCCCTGGCTGCGTTCCTTGTCGGGACAGGCAGCCCAGCTTGTAGCTGCGGTTTTGCGTGATCACCCCCGCTCTGCCCGGCACTTCTCCGGCTTGGCACAAGACGGGACCGTGGATCTGTGGATCCGCCAGGCGATTCGCGTGGCCATAGAGACGCAGGAGCCATAG
- a CDS encoding DUF5131 family protein: MGDRSTIEWTEATWNPTTGCDRISPGCDNCYALTLSRRLKAMGVAKYQADGDPRTSGPGFGLTPHPDALAIPRQWRAPRMVFVNSMSDLFHAKVPLDFVRQVFQVIAETPQHTYQLLTKRARRLRRVAGELDWPSNLWMGVSVEDAEHLDRVDDLRQVPAAVRFLSCEPLLGPLTGLRLDGIGWVIAGGESGPHHRPVQEEWLVDIRDACNDAGVPFFFKQWGGRSPKSGGRELDGATWDEMPPRLPVAAH; encoded by the coding sequence ATGGGCGATCGCAGCACAATCGAGTGGACTGAGGCGACCTGGAATCCCACCACGGGATGCGACCGGATCTCCCCCGGGTGTGACAACTGTTACGCCTTGACGTTATCCAGGCGCCTCAAGGCCATGGGCGTTGCCAAGTACCAGGCTGACGGGGATCCCAGGACATCCGGCCCGGGCTTCGGCCTCACCCCTCACCCAGACGCATTGGCCATTCCTCGTCAGTGGAGGGCCCCACGGATGGTCTTCGTCAACTCCATGAGCGACCTCTTCCACGCCAAGGTCCCCCTGGACTTCGTCCGGCAGGTCTTCCAGGTGATTGCCGAGACTCCCCAGCACACCTACCAGCTACTGACCAAGAGAGCCCGCAGGCTGCGACGTGTGGCTGGCGAACTCGACTGGCCTTCCAACCTGTGGATGGGCGTCTCCGTCGAAGATGCAGAGCACCTGGATCGTGTCGACGACCTTCGACAAGTTCCCGCGGCCGTGCGCTTCCTGTCCTGTGAGCCACTACTCGGTCCGCTTACCGGCCTGCGCCTGGACGGCATCGGCTGGGTTATCGCCGGAGGGGAGTCCGGGCCCCACCATCGGCCCGTGCAGGAGGAGTGGCTGGTGGACATCCGCGACGCCTGCAACGACGCTGGAGTGCCCTTCTTCTTCAAGCAATGGGGTGGCCGCAGCCCGAAGTCAGGGGGCCGCGAACTCGACGGAGCGACCTGGGACGAGATGCCGCCCCGACTGCCTGTCGCAGCCCATTAA
- a CDS encoding three-Cys-motif partner protein TcmP, whose product MAVPKDAVWERDPHTAAKHDLLKQYLAAWAPILLSRLDVISYAEGFAGAGVYKQGEPGSPVIAYEVFADALHRFPKRMRVILMEEDARRVKELQRQMELARSRQTDDITTRIAVDIRHGDFHPSLLQRLRSIGALGKPLFVLLDSFGGPDIPFSLLQELGRHPSTEVMVTFEPSFLTRFAEKHDGHRQLGDEAFGSQEWQGVFQQPPSGKFTFLREQYRNTLRQAGFTHTLYFEMVDEGGRMLYLIFGTQHELGLQKMKDAMWKVDPSYGVRYRDPRDTQQQMLDLVFEPDTAPLRRILHDFISETPGGRTIPELKRYTLLETVYRPAQVIEAIRQLREAGAVTTEPRAINAKTRVRLATTSPATRPSAEQGALW is encoded by the coding sequence GTGGCCGTACCGAAGGATGCCGTGTGGGAACGCGATCCGCACACGGCGGCCAAACATGACTTACTGAAGCAGTACTTGGCGGCATGGGCGCCGATTCTGCTGTCACGACTCGACGTGATCAGCTACGCCGAAGGCTTCGCGGGTGCCGGCGTCTACAAACAAGGCGAGCCCGGCTCCCCGGTCATCGCTTACGAAGTCTTCGCCGACGCTCTGCACCGGTTCCCGAAACGTATGCGGGTGATCCTCATGGAGGAGGACGCCCGGCGCGTCAAAGAGTTACAGCGCCAGATGGAGCTCGCCCGCTCCCGGCAAACGGACGACATCACCACACGAATAGCGGTCGACATACGTCACGGAGATTTCCACCCGTCCCTCCTGCAGAGGCTGCGGAGCATCGGCGCATTGGGGAAGCCTCTCTTCGTCCTGTTGGACAGCTTCGGCGGACCCGACATCCCCTTCTCCCTCCTCCAGGAGCTGGGGCGCCATCCCAGCACCGAAGTGATGGTGACCTTCGAGCCCAGCTTCCTCACCCGGTTCGCCGAGAAGCACGACGGCCACCGCCAACTCGGCGACGAAGCCTTCGGAAGCCAGGAGTGGCAAGGCGTCTTCCAGCAACCGCCGTCAGGCAAGTTCACCTTCCTGCGCGAGCAATACCGAAACACGCTGCGCCAGGCCGGCTTCACGCACACGCTGTACTTCGAGATGGTCGACGAGGGCGGCAGGATGCTCTACCTGATCTTCGGCACCCAGCACGAACTGGGGCTGCAGAAGATGAAGGACGCCATGTGGAAGGTGGACCCTTCCTATGGCGTCCGCTACCGCGACCCCAGGGACACTCAACAGCAGATGCTCGACCTCGTATTCGAACCGGATACGGCTCCGCTGCGACGGATCCTGCACGACTTCATCTCCGAAACGCCCGGCGGGCGAACCATCCCCGAGCTCAAGCGATACACCCTCTTGGAAACCGTCTATCGGCCCGCCCAAGTGATCGAGGCCATCCGGCAGCTGCGTGAGGCGGGCGCCGTGACGACGGAACCTCGCGCCATCAACGCCAAGACGCGAGTGAGGCTGGCGACGACGTCACCCGCCACCCGTCCGTCAGCCGAGCAAGGCGCCCTCTGGTGA
- a CDS encoding peptidase S8, which yields MHRREIPSGSPVIHHHPPRHRVRRTAAAFTALLTLAVSALTIGLATSVQAAAFSSAPRASASAGTANFGCAHSTQAGQARCFGVMKAHRTASGRMSPFTTGSPTTVGWVPSDLRSAYNLGGTSGSGRTVAIVDAMDDPHAESDLAAYRSAYGLPSCTTANGCFRKVNQTGQASPLPSGDYGWAEEISLDLDMVSATCPGCHILLVEAKSANVPDLMTAEDTAATTSGVVSVSNSWGGSEDNTITSVDSHFNHPGIAITASSGDSGYGVSWPASSPYVTAVGGTSLSKASNSRGWTETAWSGAGSGCSAYEAKPSWQHDSGCAKRAVADVSAVADPKTGVAVYDTYNSCGGALLCDTELQLGLAQGADGWVEVGGTSVSSPIIASVYALAGNTAQVVNGSYPYSHTSALNDITSGSNGSCGGSYLCTAGPGYDGPTGLGTPNGTGAF from the coding sequence ATGCATCGTCGCGAGATACCCTCCGGATCACCAGTGATCCACCACCACCCACCGAGACACCGGGTACGGCGGACGGCAGCGGCCTTCACCGCGCTGCTCACACTCGCCGTCTCCGCCCTCACCATCGGCCTGGCCACCAGCGTCCAGGCCGCTGCTTTCTCGTCTGCCCCGCGCGCGTCCGCCTCGGCGGGTACAGCGAACTTCGGCTGTGCCCATTCCACGCAAGCGGGGCAGGCCCGTTGTTTCGGCGTCATGAAGGCCCACCGCACCGCCTCGGGCCGTATGTCTCCGTTCACCACCGGATCCCCGACCACGGTGGGGTGGGTGCCGTCCGATCTGCGTTCCGCCTACAACTTGGGCGGTACCTCGGGATCCGGCCGCACGGTGGCCATCGTCGACGCCATGGACGACCCGCACGCCGAGTCCGACCTGGCCGCTTACCGCAGCGCCTATGGTCTGCCGTCGTGCACCACCGCCAACGGCTGCTTCCGCAAGGTGAACCAGACCGGTCAGGCATCGCCGCTGCCCTCCGGTGACTACGGATGGGCCGAGGAGATCAGCCTCGACCTCGACATGGTCTCGGCGACATGCCCCGGCTGCCACATCCTCCTGGTCGAGGCAAAGTCGGCGAACGTCCCGGATCTCATGACGGCCGAGGACACCGCCGCCACCACATCGGGCGTCGTCTCCGTCTCCAACAGCTGGGGCGGATCCGAGGACAACACCATCACCTCCGTCGACTCGCACTTCAACCACCCCGGCATCGCGATCACAGCGAGCTCGGGTGACTCCGGTTACGGTGTCTCCTGGCCGGCCTCCTCCCCGTACGTCACCGCCGTGGGCGGCACCTCGCTGAGCAAGGCGTCCAACTCGCGCGGCTGGACCGAGACCGCCTGGAGCGGCGCGGGCTCGGGCTGCTCGGCGTACGAGGCCAAGCCGTCCTGGCAGCACGACTCCGGATGCGCCAAGCGCGCCGTCGCCGATGTGTCCGCGGTGGCCGACCCCAAAACCGGGGTGGCGGTCTACGACACGTACAACAGCTGCGGTGGCGCGTTGTTGTGTGACACCGAGCTTCAACTCGGTCTCGCACAGGGTGCCGACGGGTGGGTCGAAGTCGGCGGCACCAGCGTCTCGTCGCCGATCATCGCGAGCGTCTACGCACTGGCCGGAAACACCGCTCAGGTCGTCAACGGCTCATACCCGTACAGCCACACGTCGGCGCTCAACGACATCACCTCGGGCAGCAACGGCTCCTGCGGCGGCAGTTACCTGTGCACCGCGGGCCCGGGATACGACGGGCCGACCGGCCTCGGCACACCCAACGGCACCGGCGCCTTCTGA